The window TCGCCGGCCAGCACCGCGGTCGGCGCGACATAGGCGGTCGGGTGGACGACCGGCCGCGCGCCGCGGTGCTCGAGAATCATCGTGCTTGCGCCCCGTACCCGTTCTTCTCCAGCGTCGCCCGGATGCGTTCGGCCGCCTCGTCCATCGCGGCGGGGTCGGGGTTCGGGTCGGCCTTCTCGAAGTGGAAGTCGTCCAGCCCCCACACCGGGAACGTGTGCAGGTGCAGGTGCGGCACCTCGAACCCGGCGATGATCAGAGCCGCCCGGGGCGCGTCCCAGGCTTCCTTCACGGCCTGCCCGATCGTCTGCGTCACGGTCGTGAGGTGGGTGATCAGCTCCGCAGGCGCGTCGGTCCACTGATCGATCTCCTGCCGCGGCACGACCAGCGTGTGGCCGGGCCGGATCGGCGCGATGCTCAGGAATCCGACCGCGTGCTCGTCCTGCCAGACGAACCGCCCGGGAAGCTCACCGTTGATGATCCGCGTGAAGATGGTCGCCACGCCGCCAGCATGCCAGAGCACTCGCCCCGAATGGTTGTCCCCTCGCAGGTGTCCCGTGGATGACCCCGCCCAGGTGCTATGACACCCGCGCCGGGTCATCCACGGCGCGCACGCCGGTGAATCCCCGCGGACGTCGCAGGTAGGCGTCCTCGATGGTGCGCAACACCTCCTGCGGTGTCGCGCGAATATCGCGCGGCGAGAAGTGCATCGTCAGCACGCCGTGGGCGGCGAGGCGGTTGTGGCGCTCGCGGGTGCGGCGGACGTCGGCGGGCGAGGTGTGGTGTTCGTCCGAATCCGTTTCGAGCGCTATGCCGACGTCTTCGAGCCACCCGTCCGGCCTGGGAAGGCGGCGGCCGTCGGCGGCCACGAGCGTGGGATTCCAGACGATCGGCGGGAGGATCGTGCTGGTCCGCAGGAGGTCACGGAACTCCGCTTCCGGCGCCGAACGCACCCCGTCGCGCAGCTCGCCGAGCACTGAGCCGAGCAGCTTGCTCCCCTGACGAGGCCCGGCTCGCCACTCCTCGTCGAGCCGGGACACAGTGGTCAGGCGACGTTGCACCATCTCCGAGAGGAAGGCGCGG is drawn from Cryptosporangium aurantiacum and contains these coding sequences:
- a CDS encoding HIT family protein gives rise to the protein MATIFTRIINGELPGRFVWQDEHAVGFLSIAPIRPGHTLVVPRQEIDQWTDAPAELITHLTTVTQTIGQAVKEAWDAPRAALIIAGFEVPHLHLHTFPVWGLDDFHFEKADPNPDPAAMDEAAERIRATLEKNGYGAQAR
- a CDS encoding type IV toxin-antitoxin system AbiEi family antitoxin domain-containing protein, with translation MDADALLAKLLADQHGLILRSQAHALGITDDTIKWRLNRGHWRRVFPGLYATFSGAPTDEQRMIAASLHGGADAQVTGVAALRWHGLRYLPDDERVHILIPNGPRRTSRGFVVAARTNRPDPRPFRRPPLEICSLARAGADAARAGYCRRDVRAFLSEMVQRRLTTVSRLDEEWRAGPRQGSKLLGSVLGELRDGVRSAPEAEFRDLLRTSTILPPIVWNPTLVAADGRRLPRPDGWLEDVGIALETDSDEHHTSPADVRRTRERHNRLAAHGVLTMHFSPRDIRATPQEVLRTIEDAYLRRPRGFTGVRAVDDPARVS